One Gemmatimonadota bacterium DNA window includes the following coding sequences:
- a CDS encoding NUDIX hydrolase, with the protein MTDARFTVDVVIFTIREQRLQVLLVRRGIPPFQGAWAIPGGFVLDDEDLESAAARELMEETGVRDVYLEQLYTFGDPGRDPRGRVVTVAYFALIRSDQQVAAGSDAAEARWWPADAPPPLAFDHDRILAYAIERLRNKLEYTTVGFQLLPERFTLGELQAVYEAVLGRPLDKRNFRRKLELLDILVPLAEHRTAGRARPARLYRFAAARFEKLRDKGILFPF; encoded by the coding sequence ATGACCGACGCCAGGTTCACCGTGGACGTGGTGATCTTCACCATCCGGGAGCAGCGGCTCCAGGTGCTGCTGGTCCGCCGGGGGATCCCCCCGTTCCAGGGCGCCTGGGCCATCCCGGGCGGTTTCGTGCTCGACGACGAAGACCTCGAGTCCGCCGCGGCGCGGGAGCTCATGGAGGAAACCGGGGTCCGCGACGTCTACCTGGAGCAGCTCTACACCTTCGGCGATCCTGGCCGCGACCCGCGCGGGCGGGTGGTCACCGTGGCGTACTTCGCCCTGATCCGTTCCGACCAGCAGGTCGCCGCCGGCTCCGACGCCGCCGAGGCGCGCTGGTGGCCCGCCGACGCGCCGCCCCCGCTCGCCTTCGATCACGACCGCATCCTGGCCTACGCCATCGAACGGCTGCGCAACAAGCTCGAGTACACCACGGTGGGCTTCCAGCTGCTGCCGGAGCGCTTCACCCTGGGCGAGCTGCAGGCCGTCTACGAGGCGGTCCTGGGCCGCCCGCTCGACAAGCGGAACTTCCGCCGCAAGCTCGAGCTGCTCGACATCCTGGTGCCCCTCGCCGAACACCGCACCGCCGGCCGCGCGCGCCCCGCGCGGCTCTACCGCTTTGCCGCCGCCCGCTTCGAGAAGCTGCGCGACAAGGGCATCCTCTTCCCCTTCTGA
- a CDS encoding MBL fold metallo-hydrolase — MTRPPHHRPGGGYQNPWPDSNPRGFSHLVRWFFERNFTNRPAPDPPRTAFDVAVPDFGRAAPGGFAVTWIGHSTALLELDGVTVLTDPIFGTYASPLPTASLKRWVDPPVSVAALPRVDLVLLSHNHYDHLDAPTVRELAALQPHATWCTPHGNAELLRTLGVSRIEEFDWWEERAVGAARVGCTPAKHFSARGLHDRSRALWGGFTVAVGGRRVYFAGDTAYHPEFGRVGERLGPFDLVLMPVGAYEPRWFMHVVHVNPEEAVRALRDLSAGSATVPLMVPIHWGTFKLTDEPMDEPPRRAAEAWREAGLPPHRLCQLRHGETRVFAPGPR, encoded by the coding sequence ATGACGCGCCCGCCCCATCACCGCCCCGGAGGCGGGTACCAGAACCCCTGGCCCGACTCCAACCCCCGCGGCTTCTCGCACCTGGTCCGGTGGTTCTTCGAGCGGAATTTCACCAACCGCCCCGCCCCCGATCCGCCCCGCACCGCCTTCGACGTGGCCGTGCCCGACTTCGGTCGCGCCGCCCCGGGCGGCTTCGCCGTCACCTGGATCGGGCACTCCACTGCGCTGCTGGAACTGGACGGCGTCACGGTGCTCACCGACCCGATCTTCGGCACCTACGCCTCCCCGCTGCCCACAGCCTCGCTCAAGCGCTGGGTGGACCCTCCGGTGTCGGTGGCGGCGCTGCCCCGCGTGGACCTGGTGCTCCTCTCCCACAATCACTACGACCACCTCGACGCGCCCACCGTGCGCGAGCTGGCCGCGCTCCAGCCGCACGCCACCTGGTGCACCCCGCACGGCAACGCCGAACTGCTGCGGACCCTCGGCGTCTCGCGCATCGAGGAGTTCGACTGGTGGGAGGAGCGGGCAGTCGGCGCCGCGCGGGTGGGCTGCACCCCGGCCAAGCACTTCAGCGCCCGTGGGCTGCACGATCGCAGCCGGGCGCTGTGGGGCGGCTTCACGGTGGCGGTGGGGGGGCGGCGGGTCTACTTCGCGGGGGACACCGCCTACCACCCCGAGTTCGGGCGGGTGGGGGAGCGGCTCGGGCCCTTCGACCTCGTGCTGATGCCGGTGGGCGCCTACGAGCCGCGCTGGTTCATGCACGTGGTGCACGTCAATCCCGAGGAGGCGGTGCGCGCGCTCCGCGACCTCTCGGCCGGGAGCGCCACGGTGCCGCTGATGGTGCCGATCCACTGGGGCACCTTCAAGCTCACCGACGAGCCGATGGACGAACCGCCGCGCCGGGCCGCGGAGGCCTGGCGGGAGGCCGGGCTGCCGCCGCACCGGCTCTGCCAGCTGCGCCACGGCGAGACCCGCGTCTTCGCGCCCGGACCCCGCTGA
- a CDS encoding ABC transporter permease has protein sequence MGLLERLAGSLWRRDRVAQDLSDEIAFHVEERTRENLAAGMAPDAAAADARRRFGNVPLLQERARDLDVVAWLDAAVRDAGQALRSLRRRPGLVLTAVLTLALGIGATSAIYSIVHAVLLRPLPIPDHAAVVMLREARAGSMIGGNPARFRDWQRELTGVRDLAGFYGEATVLTGRGEPERYALLRTFGPVLGLTGAELAMGRGFTPEEERGEGAPVALLSHGLWQRRFGGEAGIVGQAVTLSATSYTIAGVLAAGARYPDGQDFVSPAPRGFQEDGRGGGNYFTIIGRLAEGTTLAAANAEAAAIARRFRERYPDTDAALTATLAPLQEVETAETRAPLLLLLGAVFLVLLIACVNIASLLLARAAERRHEAAIRVALGAGRGSLLRLYLMESGWLALAGGLGGLLVAWLGLPVLIRVLPAELPRLAEASLDWRVALFAAGVAVGCGLLFGLAPAWQAARAERTHDALRDGGRGTTGGRPRARRALVVVQVALSMVLLVSAGLLARSLYQMRGVSTGVVPGQVLVLQLAFPWDTDAARLHGFYRQALDDLAALPGVRRVGLADRLPLEGGTQSRPIRLGEPAAARVPLPAEESIAYRAVSEGYFATVEVPVLTGRMWRDDDAGRVREVVVNQEFARRYLPEARAVGSRISFDLSPADGAPPAWHEVVGVVGDMRVELNQPAQPPEVFLSYRSTYWPLASLTLLTRGDPAALTAAVRAVVRRIDPDLIIDGILPLERQLARASAASRVRTWLVGVFALAALLLAALGLYGVLSSEVAQRRHEIGLRMALGAEPRQVLGMTVRQGLLVTVAGLLAGGAGALAAGRLLATSLFGVGATDPLAFGAAALVLLLVALAASYLPARRASRVDPMVALRRE, from the coding sequence CGGCCGACGCCCGGCGGCGGTTCGGCAACGTGCCGCTGCTGCAGGAGCGGGCGCGCGACCTGGACGTGGTGGCGTGGCTCGACGCCGCGGTCCGCGACGCCGGGCAGGCGCTGCGGAGCCTGCGCCGCCGCCCGGGCCTGGTGCTCACGGCGGTACTCACCCTGGCGCTCGGTATCGGCGCCACCAGCGCCATCTACAGCATCGTCCACGCGGTGCTGCTGCGGCCGCTGCCGATCCCGGACCACGCCGCGGTGGTGATGCTGCGCGAGGCGCGCGCCGGCAGCATGATCGGCGGCAACCCCGCCCGGTTCCGCGACTGGCAGCGCGAGCTCACCGGGGTGCGCGACCTCGCCGGCTTCTACGGCGAGGCCACGGTGCTCACCGGCCGCGGCGAGCCGGAGCGCTACGCGCTGCTGCGGACCTTCGGCCCGGTGCTCGGGCTGACCGGGGCCGAGCTGGCCATGGGGCGCGGCTTCACGCCCGAGGAGGAGCGGGGCGAGGGGGCCCCGGTGGCCCTGCTGAGCCATGGCCTGTGGCAGCGGCGCTTCGGCGGGGAGGCCGGGATCGTCGGGCAGGCGGTGACGCTGAGCGCCACCAGCTACACCATCGCCGGCGTGCTCGCCGCCGGGGCGCGCTACCCCGACGGGCAGGATTTCGTGAGCCCCGCCCCGCGCGGGTTCCAGGAGGACGGGCGCGGCGGCGGGAACTACTTCACGATCATCGGCCGGCTGGCGGAGGGCACCACGCTGGCCGCCGCCAACGCGGAGGCGGCGGCGATCGCGCGGCGCTTCCGCGAACGCTACCCCGACACCGACGCCGCCCTCACCGCCACCCTCGCCCCGCTGCAGGAGGTGGAGACGGCCGAGACGCGGGCCCCGCTGCTGCTGCTGCTCGGGGCGGTGTTCCTGGTGCTGCTGATCGCCTGCGTGAACATCGCGAGCCTCCTGCTGGCTCGCGCGGCGGAGCGACGGCACGAGGCCGCGATCCGGGTGGCGCTCGGCGCCGGCCGCGGCAGCCTGCTCCGGCTCTACCTCATGGAAAGCGGCTGGCTGGCGCTGGCCGGCGGGCTGGGCGGCCTGCTGGTGGCGTGGCTCGGCCTGCCGGTGCTGATCCGGGTGCTTCCCGCGGAGCTGCCCCGGCTGGCCGAAGCCTCCCTGGACTGGCGCGTGGCGCTGTTCGCGGCGGGCGTGGCCGTCGGATGCGGGCTGCTGTTCGGCCTGGCGCCCGCGTGGCAGGCCGCCCGCGCGGAGCGCACCCACGACGCGCTGCGCGATGGCGGGCGTGGCACCACCGGCGGCCGCCCCCGCGCGCGCCGAGCGCTGGTGGTGGTGCAGGTGGCGCTCTCGATGGTGCTCCTGGTCTCGGCGGGGCTGCTGGCGCGGAGCCTGTACCAGATGCGCGGGGTGTCCACCGGCGTGGTGCCCGGCCAGGTCCTCGTGCTGCAGCTGGCGTTCCCGTGGGACACCGACGCGGCCCGGCTGCACGGGTTCTATCGCCAGGCGCTCGACGACCTCGCCGCGCTCCCCGGCGTGCGCCGCGTGGGGCTGGCCGACCGGCTGCCGCTCGAGGGCGGGACCCAGAGCCGCCCGATCCGCCTGGGCGAGCCGGCGGCCGCGCGGGTGCCGCTGCCGGCGGAGGAGAGCATCGCGTATCGCGCGGTGAGCGAGGGCTACTTCGCCACGGTGGAGGTGCCGGTGCTCACCGGCCGGATGTGGCGCGACGACGACGCGGGCCGGGTGCGCGAGGTGGTGGTGAACCAGGAGTTCGCCCGCCGCTACCTGCCGGAGGCCCGCGCCGTGGGGTCGCGCATCAGCTTCGACCTGTCCCCGGCCGACGGCGCGCCGCCGGCGTGGCACGAGGTGGTGGGCGTGGTGGGCGACATGCGGGTGGAGCTCAACCAGCCGGCCCAGCCCCCCGAGGTGTTCCTCTCGTACCGGAGCACCTACTGGCCGCTCGCCTCCCTGACCCTGCTCACCCGCGGCGACCCGGCGGCGCTCACCGCGGCCGTGCGCGCCGTGGTCCGCCGGATCGACCCGGACCTGATCATCGACGGGATCCTCCCGCTGGAGCGCCAGCTGGCGCGGGCCAGCGCGGCGTCCCGGGTCCGCACCTGGCTGGTCGGCGTCTTTGCGCTGGCGGCGCTGCTGCTCGCGGCGCTCGGGCTCTACGGCGTGCTGAGCAGCGAGGTGGCCCAGCGGCGGCACGAGATCGGGCTGCGCATGGCGCTCGGCGCCGAGCCGCGGCAGGTGCTGGGAATGACGGTCCGGCAGGGCCTGCTGGTGACCGTCGCCGGATTGCTCGCGGGGGGCGCGGGCGCGCTGGCGGCGGGTCGGCTGCTGGCCACCTCGCTCTTCGGAGTGGGCGCAACCGACCCGCTGGCGTTCGGCGCCGCCGCGCTGGTGCTGCTGCTGGTGGCCCTCGCGGCGAGCTACCTGCCCGCCCGACGCGCCTCCCGGGTGGATCCGATGGTGGCGCTGCGCCGGGAGTGA